One part of the Bacillus sp. FJAT-45350 genome encodes these proteins:
- a CDS encoding tyrosine-type recombinase/integrase yields MRMVASVQKRGKTYQYTVSRRVNGQSKPIRKGGYRTKKEAKIAAAEIVVQLGKGKVPLKQIPIDEYFLKWVKLYKSHLSVTTQQHYQYTYKAIKAHFGSTPLQKIGRHDYQLFLNNYGSKKSKESVEKLNSHIRACVKDAVEEQIIHNDFTRKAVLTWTTPAKKPIEKHLNYNESELLLKEILKRLNIGISYSLLLLGLTSGMRFAEMVGLTRNDFDFENNTIAINKTWGYMKRNPKGFGTPKNETSNRTIKIDVITMAHFQKVFNTIPTNKHHLVFYSPNSKYKVISNTYANRQLKNLLNEIGIDPITIHGLRHTHASLLLYKKVSIYYVSERLGHSDIETTLKEYAHLVKELREEDEKKTIEVFNNICSKINCLV; encoded by the coding sequence ATGAGAATGGTGGCTAGTGTACAAAAAAGGGGTAAAACTTATCAGTATACCGTAAGTCGAAGGGTTAATGGACAATCAAAGCCAATCAGAAAAGGGGGGTATCGGACAAAAAAGGAAGCTAAAATAGCAGCTGCCGAAATAGTAGTACAACTTGGCAAAGGGAAAGTACCTTTGAAGCAAATTCCTATTGATGAATATTTTCTGAAATGGGTAAAACTATATAAATCTCATTTAAGTGTTACAACACAACAACACTATCAATACACTTATAAGGCAATTAAAGCTCATTTCGGGAGTACACCTTTGCAAAAAATAGGAAGACACGATTATCAGCTTTTTTTAAATAACTATGGTTCAAAGAAGTCCAAAGAATCCGTAGAAAAATTAAACTCCCATATTCGAGCATGTGTAAAAGATGCGGTCGAAGAACAAATTATTCATAATGATTTTACAAGGAAAGCTGTATTAACTTGGACAACGCCTGCAAAAAAGCCTATTGAGAAGCACTTAAACTATAACGAAAGTGAATTATTGTTAAAAGAAATATTGAAAAGGCTTAATATTGGGATAAGCTATTCATTATTATTGTTAGGCTTAACATCAGGAATGCGTTTTGCTGAAATGGTAGGGCTAACTAGGAATGATTTTGACTTTGAAAATAATACAATCGCAATTAATAAAACTTGGGGATACATGAAACGAAACCCTAAAGGATTTGGAACTCCCAAAAATGAAACCTCCAATCGAACTATTAAAATCGATGTTATAACAATGGCTCATTTCCAAAAAGTGTTCAATACAATACCTACGAATAAGCACCATCTAGTATTTTATAGTCCGAATTCTAAATACAAAGTTATAAGCAACACCTATGCTAATCGACAATTAAAAAATTTACTTAATGAAATCGGCATAGACCCAATTACTATACATGGTTTAAGACATACTCATGCTAGTTTACTCCTTTATAAAAAGGTATCAATTTATTATGTTAGTGAACGTTTAGGGCATAGTGATATAGAAACGACATTAAAAGAATATGCACATCTAGTTAAGGAACTACGTGAAGAAGATGAGAAAAAAACAATTGAAGTATTTAATAATATATGTTCTAAAATAAATTGTCTTGTTTGA
- a CDS encoding GNAT family N-acetyltransferase, with product MENGNFERRRLPIPVEDFHDLKELLTNLCEDEITLDEYLGKIEIRGSSKRIFLLFKTVAYPEDTFIMSVLELEPSRKGIGSQILKWITEYTKKRCFKRLVFESIYSQSSINFARKHGFTQIKLRPEFDFINKINRDGGSYQLEL from the coding sequence ATGGAAAATGGAAATTTTGAAAGGCGACGATTGCCCATTCCTGTTGAAGATTTCCATGATTTAAAAGAATTACTTACTAACTTATGTGAGGACGAAATAACACTAGATGAATATCTGGGTAAAATTGAAATACGCGGATCTTCTAAGCGAATTTTTTTACTTTTTAAAACTGTTGCATACCCTGAAGATACTTTTATTATGTCAGTTTTAGAGCTAGAACCATCAAGGAAGGGCATAGGCAGTCAGATTTTAAAATGGATAACCGAATATACAAAAAAAAGATGTTTTAAAAGGTTAGTGTTTGAGAGTATCTATAGCCAAAGTAGTATAAATTTTGCAAGAAAACATGGTTTTACGCAAATAAAACTTCGACCTGAATTTGATTTTATTAACAAAATTAATAGAGATGGTGGTAGCTACCAATTAGAGCTATAA
- a CDS encoding site-specific integrase, which yields MQNRIPIEELVSKVLSELERLNYSYNTICGYRAFYKRVIVFAKEKDEIYFSEAFGRDFLKEKYNCTIDYYKETMPRGFREPIRRIRVLGDYQLHGVIIRRIVKKPGYLKPPQFENELSSYEKECENNEYSKRGLRTRIQRLFFFIDYLDSRKVQNSNDITPEIISDYVKTIYKYHEKSIAAILTTLRVYLRFLYFNQYTDEDLSLKVPKQNKYYYPPVPSVWNKEDVIRMLNSIDRGNPTGKRDYAILLLVAKLGIRVGDIKSLELSDLNWQSKTIEVRQNKTKNNVSYPILKDIGWALIDYLKNGRPKSDSPCVFIRLNAPYDAFGKDANLHNIITKYTRHAGITFSNGKRQGLHSLRHTLASTLLEQGTPLPVISEILGHFNSKSTNVYLHIELDSLRKCAIDPEEVYKND from the coding sequence ATGCAAAATCGAATACCCATTGAAGAATTAGTTTCAAAAGTTTTATCTGAATTAGAAAGGCTAAATTATTCATATAACACTATTTGTGGATATCGTGCCTTTTACAAGAGAGTTATTGTATTTGCCAAAGAAAAAGATGAGATATATTTTTCTGAAGCATTTGGAAGAGATTTTTTAAAGGAAAAGTATAACTGTACAATCGATTACTATAAGGAGACTATGCCTAGAGGGTTCAGAGAACCCATCAGAAGAATTAGGGTTTTGGGTGACTATCAACTCCATGGTGTAATCATTCGAAGGATTGTGAAAAAACCAGGGTATCTTAAGCCACCACAGTTTGAAAATGAGCTTTCTTCCTATGAAAAGGAATGTGAAAATAACGAATACTCCAAAAGAGGGCTACGAACACGAATTCAACGATTATTCTTTTTTATAGATTACCTTGATTCTAGGAAAGTCCAGAATTCAAACGATATTACACCAGAGATAATATCTGATTATGTAAAGACAATTTACAAGTATCATGAAAAAAGTATTGCAGCCATTTTAACAACGCTTAGGGTATATTTGAGATTTCTCTATTTTAATCAATATACGGATGAGGACCTTTCTTTAAAAGTTCCAAAACAGAATAAATATTATTATCCACCTGTACCTTCTGTCTGGAATAAAGAAGATGTTATACGTATGTTAAACAGTATTGACAGAGGTAACCCGACTGGAAAGAGAGATTATGCAATCCTACTTCTAGTTGCCAAGCTGGGTATAAGAGTTGGAGATATCAAATCTTTGGAGTTATCGGATTTGAATTGGCAATCAAAAACTATAGAGGTAAGACAAAATAAAACAAAGAATAACGTCTCCTATCCCATTTTAAAGGATATAGGATGGGCATTGATTGATTATCTAAAAAATGGACGACCTAAAAGTGATTCTCCCTGTGTTTTTATAAGGTTGAATGCACCCTATGATGCTTTTGGTAAAGATGCTAACCTTCATAATATTATCACGAAATATACTAGACATGCAGGTATTACTTTTTCTAATGGCAAGAGGCAAGGGCTACATTCACTTCGTCATACTCTTGCGAGTACTTTGCTTGAACAAGGAACACCATTGCCAGTAATCTCTGAAATTTTGGGACACTTTAACTCTAAATCAACCAATGTCTATTTGCATATAGAGCTAGATAGTTTAAGGAAATGCGCCATTGATCCAGAGGAGGTGTATAAGAATGACTAA
- a CDS encoding tyrosine-type recombinase/integrase — protein sequence MTKRTVVFQSILGELIAGYIGERRAVGYKYNKGSSLLKQFDTLVANANLLEINLPKEIVLLWTEKRANETVSTRNGRISIIRGFASYMARLGQDAYIFPASNISIDRYSYVPYIFSKIELKNIFTICDKYPISDISPSRHLILPLLFRILYGCGLRISEALNLKLKDVDLHQGTLFIRDAKFGKERIVPMAETLTERCRVYVEKIKPFESDNVFFFSSPYGGRYNKGTIYKLFRGILWKAGISHSGKGPRLHDLRHSFAVHCLKNWVLNEEDITNLLPYLSAFLGHVDLRGTQHYLRLTADLYPKILTSVEHSFSTLIPEVLFDETD from the coding sequence ATGACTAAGAGAACTGTTGTGTTTCAAAGCATTCTTGGTGAACTTATTGCTGGATATATTGGAGAAAGGAGAGCTGTCGGTTATAAGTACAACAAAGGCTCTTCTCTATTGAAACAATTTGATACTTTGGTAGCCAATGCAAATTTGTTAGAAATAAACCTTCCAAAGGAAATTGTATTACTTTGGACAGAAAAAAGGGCAAATGAAACAGTCAGTACTAGGAATGGGAGAATCTCAATCATACGTGGATTTGCTTCATATATGGCTCGTCTTGGCCAGGATGCATACATTTTTCCAGCTTCCAATATTTCGATAGATAGGTATTCTTATGTTCCATATATCTTTTCGAAAATAGAGTTAAAAAATATTTTTACCATATGCGATAAATATCCTATATCAGATATATCCCCCAGCAGGCATCTAATTCTCCCTCTTTTGTTTCGTATTTTATATGGTTGTGGCTTACGGATTTCAGAAGCATTAAATTTAAAGCTTAAAGATGTTGACTTACATCAAGGAACTTTATTCATTCGTGATGCGAAATTTGGAAAAGAACGAATAGTTCCAATGGCGGAAACCCTGACAGAACGTTGTCGTGTGTATGTAGAAAAAATTAAACCCTTTGAGTCTGATAATGTTTTTTTCTTCTCATCTCCATACGGTGGTCGTTATAACAAGGGCACAATATATAAATTATTTAGAGGAATTTTGTGGAAGGCTGGTATATCCCATAGTGGAAAGGGCCCAAGATTACATGATCTAAGGCATTCTTTTGCCGTTCATTGCTTAAAAAATTGGGTCTTAAATGAAGAAGATATCACGAATCTCCTTCCCTATCTTTCTGCATTTTTAGGGCATGTTGATTTAAGAGGTACACAACATTACTTAAGGCTGACAGCTGATTTATATCCAAAAATTTTAACTTCGGTAGAACATAGCTTTTCCACTTTAATACCGGAGGTATTGTTTGATGAAACAGACTGA
- a CDS encoding site-specific integrase: MKQTDFARTLTRFLSDYLPSQRNVSTNTIKSYRDTFKQVLMYFDLELNIKPEHLTIGKIKKENIRDFLLWLEKHRKVSINTRNQRLAAIHSFYRYTQSEHPENIFECQRILGIPFKKREKKTIEFLSLECLKYILEQPDTSKKRGRRDLTIMATLYDTGARVQELIDIKTRDVRLTQPSTITLTGKGNKRRSVPIMEKTRALLENYMIENRLSDNGNQDHPLFYNSNRRPFTRPGITYILEKYLKQAKEAHSEIVFSERFHPHMVRHTKAMHLLEAGVNLIYIRDLLGHVNVTTTEIYLRANSETKRKALEAAYMEVVTQDTPVWDEDTDLLKWLQDFCR, encoded by the coding sequence ATGAAACAGACTGATTTTGCCAGAACACTAACACGGTTCCTTTCAGATTATCTTCCTAGCCAGCGTAATGTTAGCACAAATACAATAAAGTCTTATCGGGACACCTTTAAACAAGTGCTAATGTATTTTGATTTAGAACTAAATATTAAGCCAGAGCATCTAACAATTGGAAAAATAAAAAAAGAAAATATTAGAGACTTTCTTCTTTGGCTCGAAAAGCACCGTAAAGTCAGTATTAACACCCGTAACCAAAGACTGGCCGCAATCCATAGTTTTTACCGTTACACGCAATCAGAACATCCCGAGAATATTTTTGAATGCCAGAGAATCCTAGGAATTCCCTTTAAAAAGAGAGAAAAAAAGACGATTGAATTTCTCTCACTGGAATGCCTAAAGTATATATTGGAACAACCAGATACTAGTAAAAAAAGGGGACGGCGTGATTTAACAATAATGGCTACTCTTTATGATACTGGAGCCCGAGTACAGGAATTAATTGATATAAAAACAAGGGATGTTAGACTTACTCAACCTTCAACTATAACATTAACAGGAAAAGGTAATAAAAGAAGAAGCGTTCCTATTATGGAAAAAACACGAGCTTTATTAGAAAATTATATGATAGAAAATCGTTTATCCGATAACGGAAACCAAGATCATCCTCTATTTTATAATAGCAACAGACGGCCATTCACAAGGCCAGGTATAACATATATTTTAGAAAAGTATTTAAAACAGGCTAAGGAAGCTCATTCGGAAATTGTGTTTTCTGAAAGGTTTCATCCCCATATGGTTAGGCATACAAAAGCTATGCATTTATTAGAGGCAGGAGTAAATCTGATTTATATAAGAGATTTATTAGGACATGTAAATGTTACTACTACTGAAATATATTTAAGAGCAAATTCGGAAACAAAAAGAAAAGCATTAGAAGCCGCATATATGGAGGTTGTAACACAAGATACACCTGTGTGGGATGAGGATACTGATCTATTAAAGTGGTTGCAGGATTTTTGTAGATAA
- a CDS encoding replication protein encodes MANVQLENGFTKLANEILEELAKIKLSPTQYRLLFVIWRYTYGFNRKEHNMTLDFLSGATGCDARQIQRELKRLEGRKVIFQKIKSGSTRKISFNKDHDNWIGKTAIGESANNSFGGIDNQEINKEKFKEKKDSTPYLEYKKHFGTLPPKLAERFGYWIEKSQFKEPEAIICEAIRKAKIKNPQNPAPYVEAILKKLHANRLFTLKAVREYNTTFQNKKHSNDNDFLPLSKMFEKKKREEIQLTEEEIEQMKRLENKLPF; translated from the coding sequence GTGGCAAATGTTCAACTTGAAAATGGATTTACAAAGCTAGCTAATGAAATATTAGAGGAGCTGGCAAAGATTAAGCTTAGTCCAACACAATACCGCTTATTATTTGTTATCTGGCGATACACATATGGCTTTAACAGAAAAGAACATAATATGACACTGGATTTTCTAAGTGGAGCTACGGGGTGTGATGCTCGGCAAATACAACGCGAGTTAAAAAGGTTGGAAGGTAGAAAGGTTATTTTCCAAAAGATAAAGTCAGGAAGCACTAGAAAAATATCTTTCAATAAAGACCATGATAATTGGATTGGTAAAACTGCCATTGGTGAAAGTGCCAATAATTCTTTTGGTGGAATAGACAACCAAGAAATAAACAAAGAAAAATTTAAAGAAAAAAAAGATTCTACTCCTTACTTAGAGTACAAAAAGCACTTTGGCACACTTCCACCTAAATTGGCTGAACGCTTTGGTTACTGGATAGAAAAAAGTCAATTTAAAGAACCAGAGGCAATTATATGTGAAGCAATTAGAAAAGCAAAAATAAAAAATCCTCAAAATCCGGCACCATATGTTGAAGCCATACTAAAAAAGCTTCACGCTAATAGACTTTTTACCTTGAAAGCAGTAAGAGAATACAATACTACGTTTCAAAATAAAAAACATAGCAATGATAATGATTTTCTCCCTCTTTCTAAAATGTTTGAAAAAAAGAAGAGAGAGGAGATCCAATTAACAGAAGAAGAAATAGAACAGATGAAAAGACTGGAGAATAAACTCCCATTTTAG
- a CDS encoding helix-turn-helix domain-containing protein: MNNFKLELPEGTVLINRADLKVALKELLVEVETSKKGEEIMTIQEAADYLKVSVPTVRNMIASQEIPYFQRGQIIRLNRFDVKEWLRNNPK; this comes from the coding sequence ATGAACAACTTTAAATTAGAGCTACCTGAAGGAACAGTATTAATTAATCGAGCTGACTTAAAAGTAGCTTTAAAAGAGCTATTAGTAGAGGTTGAAACAAGTAAAAAGGGGGAGGAGATAATGACAATACAAGAAGCTGCTGATTATTTAAAGGTAAGTGTTCCTACAGTTAGAAATATGATTGCTAGTCAAGAAATACCTTACTTTCAACGAGGGCAAATAATCCGTTTAAACCGTTTCGATGTTAAGGAATGGTTACGTAATAATCCTAAATAG
- a CDS encoding helix-turn-helix transcriptional regulator, which translates to MLCIIKIKQEKHMEIDGKKVELARVARGWTITKLANESGVARKTIGEIEKGAKKRIRFSTINQIAQTLNKKVEQLCTRIEKGGIEDEQL; encoded by the coding sequence ATGCTTTGTATAATAAAAATAAAACAGGAAAAACACATGGAGATTGATGGAAAAAAGGTGGAATTAGCTCGGGTAGCTAGAGGGTGGACAATCACAAAGTTAGCAAATGAGTCAGGGGTAGCAAGGAAAACTATTGGTGAAATCGAAAAAGGTGCAAAAAAAAGAATAAGGTTTTCAACGATAAATCAAATAGCTCAAACACTAAATAAAAAGGTAGAGCAACTTTGTACCCGTATTGAAAAAGGAGGAATAGAAGATGAACAACTTTAA
- a CDS encoding helix-turn-helix domain-containing protein: MYGERIRTLRKERNMTLRDLAEKLKIPFTTLGNYEREDREPNVSTFLALADFFEVSVDYLTGKQDSKTSDRYYSERDFNLLENQLKQTTPDIRQKAEDIINQMTIIIGDDLEAQDVRETTKTFEHLFQVVNFIFSMKMGFKYNYGQDPSTPYECIKLYLDHKPTLDKNLNALCEIYANKKI; encoded by the coding sequence ATGTATGGAGAACGAATTAGAACGTTACGAAAAGAAAGGAATATGACATTAAGGGACTTGGCAGAAAAGTTAAAAATCCCCTTTACAACATTAGGAAATTATGAGCGGGAAGACCGAGAGCCGAATGTTTCAACCTTTTTAGCACTGGCTGACTTTTTCGAGGTAAGTGTTGATTATTTAACTGGTAAACAAGACTCAAAAACTTCGGATCGATATTATTCCGAAAGAGATTTTAACCTACTTGAAAATCAATTAAAGCAAACTACTCCTGATATTAGGCAAAAAGCAGAAGATATTATTAACCAGATGACTATCATCATTGGGGATGATTTAGAAGCACAAGATGTGAGAGAAACTACTAAAACCTTTGAGCATTTATTCCAAGTTGTGAATTTTATTTTTAGTATGAAAATGGGATTTAAATATAACTACGGACAAGATCCTTCAACACCTTATGAATGTATAAAACTATATCTAGACCACAAACCCACATTAGATAAGAACTTAAATGCTTTATGTGAAATTTACGCTAATAAAAAAATATAA
- a CDS encoding tyrosine-type recombinase/integrase, with translation MASFQKYPTKQGQLWLFKIDTGINPETGKRQTTTRRGFKTKKEAQAAAKKLEQEITNGTLINNNNLTYEDVFKQWFEVHCQTIKPSTRKAIVSKFNKHILPRFGKLKIKEITNLYCQKMINEIAEQIKSVNDIKIQANQVFKYALKMELINKNPLAHVSIPRSEKEMLSEEDEASERTYWRKDEIKQFLKICKNELTLRDYVLFHLLIYTGARKGELLALSWNDIDFKTETIRFSKTLTHVDGKFLIQTPKTKVSKRLISLDGKSLPLLKKWRTTQIETNLATMNTFNDNNMVFTRDDGSPMRLAYPNEKLDILIKKHNLHRITIHGLRHTHASLLFEAGANIKEVQERLGHSDIQMTMNIYTHVTDHVKEQTADKFQKYLEL, from the coding sequence ATGGCATCATTTCAAAAATACCCAACTAAACAAGGTCAGCTATGGCTTTTTAAAATCGATACAGGTATTAATCCCGAAACTGGGAAGAGACAAACAACCACACGTAGAGGATTTAAAACAAAAAAAGAAGCTCAAGCAGCAGCAAAGAAACTTGAACAAGAAATAACCAATGGTACGTTAATTAACAATAATAACCTTACTTATGAAGATGTTTTTAAGCAATGGTTTGAAGTTCATTGTCAAACCATTAAACCTAGTACAAGGAAAGCAATAGTGTCAAAATTTAATAAACATATCCTTCCCCGCTTTGGAAAGTTAAAAATAAAAGAGATAACCAACTTATACTGCCAGAAGATGATTAATGAAATAGCCGAACAAATTAAATCAGTCAACGATATTAAAATACAAGCTAACCAAGTGTTCAAGTACGCTCTAAAGATGGAGCTTATAAATAAAAATCCTCTTGCACACGTTAGCATCCCCAGAAGCGAAAAGGAGATGCTTAGTGAAGAAGATGAAGCTAGTGAACGTACTTACTGGAGGAAGGATGAGATAAAACAATTTTTAAAAATATGTAAAAATGAACTCACTTTACGCGATTATGTACTGTTTCACCTTTTAATTTATACAGGCGCTCGTAAAGGAGAACTGCTAGCACTTTCATGGAATGATATTGACTTTAAAACCGAAACAATTCGTTTTTCTAAAACACTAACCCATGTTGACGGCAAATTTCTCATTCAAACGCCCAAAACTAAAGTTTCTAAACGTTTAATTAGCCTAGATGGTAAATCCCTCCCTCTTCTAAAAAAGTGGCGTACAACTCAAATAGAAACGAATTTAGCTACAATGAATACGTTTAATGATAACAATATGGTTTTCACACGTGACGATGGCTCTCCAATGCGATTAGCTTATCCTAATGAAAAGCTTGATATATTAATTAAAAAGCACAATCTTCACCGTATTACTATTCATGGGTTACGTCACACTCATGCTTCCCTCTTATTCGAAGCTGGAGCTAATATTAAAGAAGTGCAAGAGCGTCTTGGTCATTCAGATATTCAAATGACGATGAATATTTACACTCACGTAACCGACCACGTTAAAGAGCAAACCGCAGATAAATTTCAAAAGTACCTTGAGCTATAA
- the rpsI gene encoding 30S ribosomal protein S9: protein MAQVEYYGTGRRKNSVARVRLVPGDGQIVINGRELDEYFGLETLKLIVKQPLVETDTVGQYNVLVNVNGGGYTGQAGAIRHGVSRALLQVDPEYRASLKSAGFLTRDARMKERKKYGLKAARRAPQFSKR from the coding sequence TTGGCACAAGTAGAATACTATGGTACTGGTCGTCGTAAGAATTCAGTAGCACGTGTACGTTTAGTACCAGGCGATGGTCAAATCGTAATTAACGGACGCGAATTAGATGAATACTTTGGTTTAGAAACATTAAAATTAATCGTAAAACAACCACTTGTTGAAACAGATACTGTAGGTCAATACAATGTCTTAGTAAACGTTAATGGTGGAGGATACACTGGACAAGCGGGAGCTATCCGTCATGGAGTTTCTCGTGCGTTATTACAAGTAGATCCTGAGTACCGCGCTTCTCTTAAGAGTGCTGGTTTCTTAACTCGTGATGCTCGTATGAAAGAGCGTAAAAAATACGGTCTTAAAGCAGCACGTCGTGCACCTCAGTTCTCAAAACGTTAA
- the rplM gene encoding 50S ribosomal protein L13 yields the protein MRTTYMAKPNEVERKWYVVDAEGQTLGRLASEVASILRGKNKPTFTPHVDTGDNVIIINASKIHLTGKKLTDKIYYRHTNHPGGLKKTTAGDMLANKPERMLELAIKGMLPKNTLGRKQGMKLHVFAGSEHNHQAQQPVAYELRG from the coding sequence ATGCGTACGACATATATGGCAAAGCCAAATGAAGTTGAACGTAAGTGGTATGTAGTAGACGCTGAAGGTCAAACTTTAGGTCGCTTAGCAAGTGAAGTTGCTTCTATCCTTCGTGGTAAAAATAAACCAACATTTACTCCACATGTGGATACAGGAGACAACGTAATCATTATCAACGCTTCAAAAATTCATTTAACTGGTAAAAAGTTAACTGATAAAATTTACTACCGTCACACAAATCACCCTGGTGGTTTAAAGAAAACAACTGCTGGCGATATGCTTGCTAACAAGCCTGAAAGAATGCTTGAGCTTGCAATCAAAGGGATGCTTCCAAAGAACACTCTTGGACGTAAGCAAGGTATGAAATTACATGTTTTCGCAGGTAGCGAACATAATCATCAAGCACAACAACCAGTAGCTTACGAGCTTCGTGGTTAA
- the truA gene encoding tRNA pseudouridine(38-40) synthase TruA, with protein MVRIKCEVTYDGTDYCGFQSQPKVRTVQGVIEKALVTIHKGQSVPIYASGRTDASVHAIGQVFHFDTELDIPPERWPRVFESLLPPDVTITQAEAVSDDFHARYSAVKKEYRYRVLLKEKDVFRRHYSFRVPYNVNIVALKDASKHLIGTHDFTSFCSTKTTKENKVRTIYELDIIEEQDELIFRIVGSGFLHNMVRIIVGTLLEVGYERKKPDDILKIIEVKNRKAAGKTAPGHGLFLWKVSYED; from the coding sequence ATGGTACGTATAAAATGTGAAGTAACATATGATGGAACTGATTATTGTGGATTTCAGTCCCAGCCAAAGGTTAGAACTGTACAAGGTGTAATTGAAAAAGCATTAGTAACAATTCATAAAGGGCAGTCAGTCCCTATATATGCCTCAGGTAGGACAGATGCATCCGTTCATGCTATTGGACAAGTATTTCACTTTGATACTGAGCTAGACATACCACCTGAACGCTGGCCGAGAGTGTTTGAGTCGTTACTACCTCCCGATGTAACAATTACACAGGCCGAAGCTGTCTCTGATGATTTTCATGCACGCTACAGTGCTGTTAAAAAAGAATACCGCTATCGAGTTCTGTTAAAGGAAAAGGATGTATTTCGAAGACATTATAGCTTCCGTGTACCTTATAATGTTAATATTGTAGCATTGAAAGATGCTTCTAAGCACTTAATAGGTACACATGACTTCACATCCTTTTGCTCTACTAAAACAACAAAAGAAAATAAAGTTCGTACAATTTACGAATTAGATATAATTGAAGAACAAGATGAACTTATTTTTCGTATTGTCGGTAGTGGCTTTTTGCACAATATGGTCCGTATAATTGTAGGGACTCTATTAGAAGTTGGCTATGAAAGAAAAAAACCTGACGATATTTTGAAAATCATTGAGGTGAAAAATCGAAAGGCCGCGGGGAAAACCGCACCAGGACATGGACTTTTTCTATGGAAAGTGAGCTACGAGGACTAA
- a CDS encoding energy-coupling factor transporter transmembrane component T family protein: protein MFGNVIIGQYVPAKSILHETDARAKLAAIFLLVIIIFFANNWLAYSVLVTFALLIVLLSKVPLRFIYKGMKPIFLLVIITFLLHLFLNKDGALLYQFGIFAIYEGGVTQGAYISIRLLVLVMITSLLTLTTSPIDLTDGLEYILSPFKRFGLPAHELALMMSIALRFIPTILMETEKILKAQMARGVDFTSGPIKDRIKAVIPLLIPLFISSFKRAEDLALAMESRGYRGGEGRTKYRVLKWTTRDTMVVAITIVFGIGLYLLRT, encoded by the coding sequence ATGTTTGGGAATGTGATTATTGGACAATATGTCCCAGCGAAATCAATCCTACACGAAACAGATGCAAGAGCAAAGTTAGCAGCAATTTTTTTATTAGTAATTATCATATTTTTTGCAAACAATTGGCTGGCCTATTCTGTACTTGTGACGTTTGCATTACTAATTGTTCTATTGTCAAAAGTTCCATTGCGTTTTATTTATAAAGGGATGAAGCCAATCTTTTTATTAGTAATTATCACGTTTTTACTACATTTGTTTCTAAATAAAGACGGAGCTTTGTTATATCAATTCGGAATATTTGCTATATATGAAGGTGGCGTCACACAAGGCGCTTATATCTCCATTCGTCTGCTTGTCTTAGTGATGATAACTTCTTTATTAACTTTGACGACTTCGCCAATTGATTTGACAGATGGTCTAGAATATATTTTATCTCCTTTTAAACGGTTTGGGTTACCTGCTCACGAGCTTGCGTTAATGATGTCAATTGCTCTTAGGTTTATTCCAACGATACTAATGGAGACTGAAAAAATTTTAAAGGCCCAAATGGCAAGAGGGGTCGATTTTACGAGTGGTCCGATAAAAGATAGAATTAAAGCAGTAATCCCTTTACTTATCCCTCTTTTTATTAGTTCATTTAAACGTGCAGAGGATTTAGCATTAGCAATGGAATCGAGAGGGTACCGTGGAGGAGAAGGTAGAACAAAGTATCGTGTTTTAAAATGGACTACAAGAGATACAATGGTAGTAGCGATAACTATCGTTTTCGGTATAGGGCTGTATCTTCTTAGAACGTAA